Proteins encoded together in one Microbacterium oxydans window:
- a CDS encoding lysophospholipid acyltransferase family protein yields the protein MTSAQSVEPEPASEEEPPSEETTKPRHAGFAYTLGRSLITPLARLVYRPRIEGRENVPLTGPVIFASNHLSFIDSIAIPVAAPRPVHFLAKSSYFEGTGFQGWMSKTFFESIGAIPVRRGAGQAALDALDLQRQLLEEGLAVALYPEGTRSTDGRLYKGRTGVAFLALQTGAPVVPVGLIGTDKVMPVGAKVPTLKERITVRFGEPLDLSPHGPATSGRARRGATDEIMAAIHGLSGQELAGAYNEAPAQGTIEKIKQALPHERR from the coding sequence ATGACCTCTGCGCAGTCCGTCGAGCCCGAACCCGCGTCAGAAGAGGAACCCCCGTCCGAGGAGACCACGAAGCCTCGCCATGCGGGATTCGCCTACACGCTCGGCCGCAGCCTCATCACGCCGCTCGCCCGACTCGTCTATCGACCCCGGATCGAGGGCCGCGAGAACGTCCCGCTGACCGGCCCCGTCATCTTCGCCAGCAACCACCTGTCGTTCATCGACTCGATCGCGATCCCGGTCGCCGCGCCGCGTCCGGTGCACTTCCTCGCCAAGTCGAGCTACTTCGAGGGCACCGGTTTCCAGGGATGGATGAGCAAGACCTTCTTCGAGTCGATCGGCGCGATCCCGGTGCGTCGCGGCGCCGGGCAGGCCGCCCTCGACGCCCTCGATTTGCAGCGTCAGCTCCTCGAGGAGGGGCTCGCCGTCGCCCTGTACCCGGAGGGGACCCGCTCCACGGATGGGCGGCTGTACAAGGGCCGCACCGGTGTGGCGTTCCTCGCGCTGCAGACCGGTGCTCCCGTCGTCCCGGTCGGTCTGATCGGCACGGACAAGGTGATGCCTGTCGGTGCGAAGGTTCCCACCCTCAAGGAGCGCATCACCGTGAGGTTCGGCGAGCCGCTCGATCTCTCTCCGCACGGCCCCGCCACGAGTGGACGCGCACGCCGCGGAGCGACCGACGAGATCATGGCCGCGATCCACGGCCTCTCCGGCCAGGAGCTGGCCGGCGCCTACAACGAGGCGCCCGCCCAGGGCACCATCGAGAAGATCAAGCAGGCGCTCCCCCACGAACGCCGCTGA
- a CDS encoding FKBP-type peptidyl-prolyl cis-trans isomerase codes for MRKRPLIVLSTVAAATLLLAGCSGGTAPSSSGTPDPSASSECVVNAPAGATSDAVVVKGEGADTKVTVPADAAFENVERTVISKGDGDDLHINDLVSVQYQIVDATDNKVLDSSARGEGGVLPVLLDTNQSSLFVAALECEPAGSRVALAIPGSALGEGQNNVVVYAQAVDRLPEVATGTPVDPTAGMPTVKLDDDGKPSVEIPKGDAPTETKVAVLKQGDGATVGSGDLVVVQYLGVKWSDGKEFDSSWSRDAAPSQFQTTGVVAGFQKALEGQKVGSQVVVVMPPSDGYGASEGHELQKESLVFVVDILATTPVQ; via the coding sequence GTGCGCAAGCGTCCGCTCATCGTCCTGTCCACCGTCGCCGCGGCGACCCTGCTGCTGGCGGGCTGCTCCGGCGGCACCGCGCCGTCCAGCTCCGGCACCCCGGACCCGTCCGCGTCCAGCGAGTGCGTCGTGAACGCACCGGCCGGCGCGACCTCCGACGCCGTCGTCGTCAAGGGCGAGGGGGCCGACACCAAGGTCACCGTGCCCGCGGACGCCGCGTTCGAGAACGTCGAGCGCACCGTCATCTCGAAGGGCGATGGCGACGACCTGCACATCAACGACCTGGTCTCCGTCCAGTACCAGATCGTGGACGCGACCGACAACAAGGTGCTGGACTCGTCCGCCAGGGGTGAGGGCGGCGTGCTGCCCGTGCTGCTGGACACCAACCAGTCCTCGCTCTTCGTCGCCGCCCTCGAGTGCGAGCCGGCCGGTTCCCGCGTCGCGCTCGCGATCCCCGGCAGTGCGCTGGGCGAAGGCCAGAACAACGTCGTCGTGTACGCGCAGGCCGTCGACCGGCTCCCCGAGGTCGCGACGGGCACCCCCGTCGACCCGACCGCCGGCATGCCGACGGTCAAGCTCGACGACGACGGCAAGCCGTCCGTCGAGATCCCGAAGGGCGACGCGCCGACCGAGACCAAGGTCGCGGTCCTCAAGCAGGGTGACGGAGCGACCGTCGGATCCGGCGACCTCGTCGTCGTGCAGTACCTCGGCGTGAAGTGGTCCGACGGCAAGGAGTTCGACTCCTCCTGGAGCCGTGACGCCGCGCCCTCCCAGTTCCAGACCACGGGCGTCGTCGCCGGGTTCCAGAAGGCTCTGGAGGGCCAGAAGGTCGGCTCGCAGGTCGTCGTCGTCATGCCGCCGTCGGACGGCTACGGCGCGAGCGAAGGTCACGAGCTCCAGAAGGAGAGCCTCGTGTTCGTCGTCGACATCCTCGCCACCACTCCCGTCCAGTAG